From a region of the Bradyrhizobium guangdongense genome:
- a CDS encoding ABC transporter substrate-binding protein encodes MSINSSDHSITHRLAASLFAAVVTLSTAAASFAADTVVLRVGDQKGGKRSLLEISGYAKDLPYKIEWSEFPAAAPILEALNAGALDVGYTGDLSFLSVYAAGAPIKAIGGTRSDAKTQAILVRQDSPIKSAADLKGKRLAGTRGGWGQFLIDATLEKAQIKLDEATFAPLGPVDAKVALVAGSVDAWAVWEPYVSFATLKDKARVIADGDGLTPTITFIVASDNAIATKRAAVQDLVQRLNKARLWSLDHIAEYARSTAELTKLPEDVLISAYTAQRTSPIVIDEGVVKEVQEASDRSTRYGILPKTLDVSKAVDRSFTAAAAGSN; translated from the coding sequence ATGAGCATCAACTCTTCGGACCATTCGATCACGCACCGCCTGGCGGCCTCTCTGTTCGCCGCGGTCGTCACCTTGTCGACGGCAGCCGCGTCGTTCGCGGCCGATACAGTCGTGCTGCGCGTCGGCGACCAGAAAGGCGGTAAACGCTCGCTACTCGAGATCTCGGGTTATGCGAAGGACCTGCCTTACAAGATCGAATGGTCGGAATTCCCGGCGGCAGCTCCCATTCTGGAAGCGCTCAACGCCGGCGCGCTCGACGTCGGCTACACGGGCGATCTGTCTTTCCTCTCCGTCTATGCAGCGGGCGCGCCGATCAAGGCGATCGGCGGCACGCGGTCGGATGCCAAGACGCAGGCGATCCTGGTTCGTCAGGATTCACCGATCAAGTCGGCCGCCGACCTCAAGGGCAAGCGCCTCGCTGGTACGCGCGGCGGCTGGGGCCAGTTCCTGATCGATGCAACCCTGGAGAAGGCGCAGATCAAGCTGGACGAGGCGACCTTCGCGCCTCTCGGCCCTGTCGATGCCAAGGTGGCACTGGTGGCGGGGTCAGTCGACGCCTGGGCGGTGTGGGAGCCCTATGTCTCATTCGCGACGTTGAAGGACAAGGCGCGCGTCATCGCCGACGGCGACGGCCTGACGCCGACCATCACCTTCATCGTCGCCTCCGACAATGCCATCGCCACCAAGCGCGCCGCGGTTCAGGACCTCGTGCAACGGCTGAACAAGGCACGGCTGTGGTCGCTGGACCATATTGCGGAATACGCCAGGAGCACGGCCGAGCTGACCAAGCTGCCGGAGGACGTGCTGATCTCGGCCTACACCGCGCAGCGCACCAGCCCGATTGTGATCGACGAGGGCGTGGTGAAAGAGGTGCAGGAAGCCTCCGACCGCTCGACCCGCTACGGCATCCTGCCGAAGACGCTCGACGTCAGCAAAGCCGTCGACCGCAGCTTCACGGCTGCTGCGGCGGGATCGAATTAG
- a CDS encoding WGR domain-containing protein codes for MLTIEPTLFGDTALVREWGRLGGHGQRRLDLFDGHVQRRLSPGSSARPVVVTYSGTFAWSRLRRAASGLIWRKSPIKVCQSNPKVFRIYSENCSIP; via the coding sequence GTGCTGACGATCGAGCCGACGCTGTTTGGCGATACAGCATTGGTGCGCGAATGGGGCCGCCTCGGTGGGCACGGCCAACGGCGGCTCGATCTGTTCGATGGGCACGTGCAGAGGCGCTTGAGTCCTGGTTCAAGCGCAAGACCCGTCGTGGTTACGTACAGCGGCACTTTCGCTTGGAGCCGGCTGCGACGTGCGGCAAGCGGTCTGATCTGGAGAAAATCTCCAATTAAAGTATGTCAAAGTAATCCGAAGGTATTTCGAATCTATTCCGAGAATTGCAGTATTCCATAG